A segment of the Methylomonas paludis genome:
ATGTGGGATGGCTTGGGCACCATCCAGCAATACCGGGATGTTTTTGGCATGGGCGGCAGCAATGATTTTTTCTACCGGGTTAATACTACCCAGGGCATTGGACATGTGCGTAATTGCCACCAGTTTGGTTTTGGCGTTCAGCAATTGTTCAAATTCCGAATAAATTAATTCACCGCTGTAGCTGATGGGTGCCACTTTTAAGACTGCGCCGGTCTGCCGGCAAAGCATTTGCCAGGGCACAATATTGGCGTGGTGCTCCATGGCACTGATCAGAATTTCATCGCCGGGCTGAAAACTGGGCCGGCCAAAGCTTTGGGCAATCAGATTAATAGCTTCGGTGGCGCCGCGGACAAAAATAATTTCTTTATGGCTGGCGGCGTTAATAAAGCCACGCACGGTTTCGCGAGCCTGTTCAAAGCGCTCAGTCGCTTTGACACTTAGGGTATGAACCCCACGATGGATATTGGCGTATTCATGACTATAGACATGCACGATACTGTCTATCATGGCCTGGGGTTTTTGACAGCTGGCAGCATTGTCCAGATATACCAGAGGTTTGTTGCGGATTTTCTGGGCAAGTATCGGGAAATCCGCGCGAATTTGGGCTATGGGGAAACTAGTCATGATTTTATAGATCCAGTGCTAGGCTGATATCGGCACTTATCGCCGGGAAATGCGTCAACAAGACCTGAAATAACTGGGCTTTCAAGCTGGGATTATCCACTTTGTCCAACATTTCATTGGCAAAGGCAAAGGTTAAGATATGCCGAGCGCTGAGATGGTCTATACCTCTGGATTGCAGGTAAAACACCGACTTTTCATCTAGCTGGCCTACTGTCAGTCCGTGTGAACATTTCACATCGTCGGCGTATATTTCCAGTTGCGGCTTGCTATCCACTTCGGCATCGGCAGACAGCAATAAATTGCGGTTATTCATTTCCGAGTCGGTTTTTTGTGCTTGTTCGGCTACCACCACCCGACCCTGAAATACGCCACGGGCGCGCTGATCGAGTACCGCTTTGTAATATTCGCGGCTTATTCCTTGCGGCTGGTTATGGTTGATGCGGGTATGATTGTCTATATGTTGACGCTGACTGGCCACGGTTAAACCGTTTAAGCGGCATTCGGCGGCAAAATCCAGATCACTGTGA
Coding sequences within it:
- a CDS encoding aminotransferase class V-fold PLP-dependent enzyme, with protein sequence MTSFPIAQIRADFPILAQKIRNKPLVYLDNAASCQKPQAMIDSIVHVYSHEYANIHRGVHTLSVKATERFEQARETVRGFINAASHKEIIFVRGATEAINLIAQSFGRPSFQPGDEILISAMEHHANIVPWQMLCRQTGAVLKVAPISYSGELIYSEFEQLLNAKTKLVAITHMSNALGSINPVEKIIAAAHAKNIPVLLDGAQAIPHMPVDVQALDCDFYVFSGHKLYGPSGVGVLYGKQALLEAMPPYQGGGDMIRKVSFAETEYAGLPHKFEAGTPAIAEVIGLGAAINYIQQIGMAEISAYEAELLAYATAQAEQIKGLQIIGQAADKGGILSFTLDRIHPHDIGTMLDSLGIAIRAGHHCAMPVMDFYGIPATARASFAMYNTPQEIDVLMQGIKSLIEVFG